ACAATTCGGGCTGACCGGCGTATTTCAGTACCACTTCTGATCTGTTTTGCACTGCAAAAGGCAATGTTCACCCGGGCGGAAGGCCGGCTGTTATTGTACAATACGATCTGGTGGAAATTGGCGTTACTGGTTAATATGTAGAAGGTTATCAGAGACCAAACCCTGTAAGCCATGAAAATCTCCAGCCTGACGCCATTGCTCACTGCCGTATTATTTTTGACATTTTTTTCCTGTGAAGTGATCGATTCCCAAAGCGATGAAGGAGAGCCGGAAGTTTTCGAGCGCCGTGAGCTGCCGCGCGAACTCAGCAGTCCTGAACAGAAGCTTGTCAATGGGTCGGGAGCGTTCGGATTTGAGCTCTTGAACCGTATCACGGACTCCGATTCAGGCGAAAACCATTTTGTTTCCCCCTTAAGCATCGCCCTGGCTTACGGAATGCTGCTCAATGGCGCCGAAGGTGAAACATTTGACCAGATCCGCGAAGTACTGGGCTTTGATGAGCTGGACCGGAATGAAATCAATGAAGCAGCGTATAATCTGATTGCCCTGCTGCAGGAATTTGATGATCAGGTCATATTCAACATTGCCAACTCTGTCTGGTACCGGGATACATTCGACGTTGAACCCGGGTTTCTGAGCACAAACCAGGAATTCTATAATGCCATCGTTGAAAAAACCGATTTCAGCGATCCGGCAACCGTTGACAAGATCAACTCATGGGTGGAGGACAAGACCGAAGGACTGATTGACTCCATCGTTGAGGAGCCAATCGACCCGCTGACCGTTATGTATCTGATCAACGCCATCTATTTCAACGGTGACTGGACCCATCCCTTTGATCCGGAATTAACCAGCACAAAACCATTCTTCCTTGCCGACGGTACCGAGTCTGAGGCAGAAATGATGCACCTGGAGGCGACCGAAAATATGGAGCACTTTGCCGGAGAAGACTATCAGGCGGTGAATCTTCACTATGGCGATGCCGGATTTGTTATGACACTGGTGCTTCCCGATCCGGGAATCGATGTGGAAGAGTGGCTGAAGCAGACCGACTGGGAGGAGTGGAAGCAACTTACCGGCTCATTCAACAAAGTAACCCTTGAGCTGGAAATGCCGAAATTTGAGAAAGAGTATGAAGTGGACGACTTCCCCGAACTGCTTGAATCCATGGGCATGGTTGATGCATTTGATCCGTCACTTTCCGACTTCAGCCTGATCAACCCCGATCAGGAGGATTTACATGTCAGTGATTCCCGGCACAAGACGTTTATCAGTCTGGATGAAGAGGGCACGGAAGCGGCAGCGGTAACTTCTGTCGAAATATCCAGAACCAGTGTGCCACAGCATGTGGAGATTCGGTTCGATCGTCCGTTTTTTTACATGATCCGCGAGGTTGAGTCCAATACGCCGCTCTTCATGGGGATAATGAACGACCCGGCTGACACGTAAGTACGGGAACCCGGAAGATCTCTCCTGATTTGCGGACATTTTGATGTGACTGAAACTTGTCAGGATCAGGATTCGGAAACGATACACAACCCGGCCGCATACGGTTTCTGAATTATAATGATGCATCCGGCGATTACCCCGAATCCGATGCTTTCTGCTCCTCAGTTACCTCATCTTTGTCTGCATTGTTCAAATACCGCCAGCCGGTCAGCAGCATAATCAGATAAAAGAGCAGTGCCATCATGATCACAAAAAAACCGCGGTTCGGATCATCAAAA
This DNA window, taken from Natronogracilivirga saccharolytica, encodes the following:
- a CDS encoding serpin family protein, coding for MKISSLTPLLTAVLFLTFFSCEVIDSQSDEGEPEVFERRELPRELSSPEQKLVNGSGAFGFELLNRITDSDSGENHFVSPLSIALAYGMLLNGAEGETFDQIREVLGFDELDRNEINEAAYNLIALLQEFDDQVIFNIANSVWYRDTFDVEPGFLSTNQEFYNAIVEKTDFSDPATVDKINSWVEDKTEGLIDSIVEEPIDPLTVMYLINAIYFNGDWTHPFDPELTSTKPFFLADGTESEAEMMHLEATENMEHFAGEDYQAVNLHYGDAGFVMTLVLPDPGIDVEEWLKQTDWEEWKQLTGSFNKVTLELEMPKFEKEYEVDDFPELLESMGMVDAFDPSLSDFSLINPDQEDLHVSDSRHKTFISLDEEGTEAAAVTSVEISRTSVPQHVEIRFDRPFFYMIREVESNTPLFMGIMNDPADT